A segment of the Streptomyces sp. P9-A2 genome:
CACCGCATCACCGTCATCGGCGGCGGTTTCGCCGGACTGACCGCGGCCATCACCGCCGCCGAGGCAGGAGCCGAAGTCACCCTCCACGAAGCGCACCACACCCTCGGTGGCCGTGCCCGCACCGCCGAGGGCCCCTACCGGACCAACGAGGGCCCGCACGCCCTCTACAGCGGCGGCCCGCACTGGTCCTGGCTCCGGCAACGCGACCTCATCGGCCCCCTCGCTCCCCTCCCGCCCCTGGAAGCCGCCCGCCTCCGGCTCCGCCACCACGGCACCCTGCACCGCGTCCCGCCCCTCGCCATGCTGAAACTGCTGCGCCGCGCCCCTGCCCACGCCCCCGTCGACACCGACTTCCGTACCTGGGCCACCGGTATCGCCGGCGAGGAGGGCGCGCTCGCCGCCGCCCACTACTCCGCCGTCGCCCTCTTCCACCACGACCCCGGCTCCCTCTCCGCCGCCTTCGTCCAGGAACGCCTGCGCCGCGCCGCCAAGCTGCCGCCGGAGGCCCATTACCCGCGCGGCGGCTGGGGCGGCCTCATCGACCGCATGGCCTCCCGCGCCTGGAACCTGGGCGTCCGCATGGAGACCCTGTCCCGCGCGGACACCCTCCCCACGGACGCCCCGGTCGTCGTCGCCACCTCCCTGGACTCCGCCCGCCGTCTCCTCGGCGACCCCGCCCTCACCTGGCCGAGCGGCCGCACCGTCCTCGTCGACCTCGCCCTGCGCACCCGGCGCGGCGACGCGTTCGTCGTCTCCGACCTGGACGCGCCCGGCTGGCTGGAACGGTTCACCGCCCAGGACCGCACCCTCGCCCCCGCCGGCGAACAGCTCCTCCAGGGCCAGATCCCCATCGCCCCGCACGAGACCAGGGCCGACGGCGTGGCCCGCGCCGAGGAACTGCTGGACCTGGGCCACCCGGGCTGGCGGGAACGCGTCACCTGGCGGCGGGAGGCGGTGG
Coding sequences within it:
- a CDS encoding NAD(P)-binding protein translates to MHRITVIGGGFAGLTAAITAAEAGAEVTLHEAHHTLGGRARTAEGPYRTNEGPHALYSGGPHWSWLRQRDLIGPLAPLPPLEAARLRLRHHGTLHRVPPLAMLKLLRRAPAHAPVDTDFRTWATGIAGEEGALAAAHYSAVALFHHDPGSLSAAFVQERLRRAAKLPPEAHYPRGGWGGLIDRMASRAWNLGVRMETLSRADTLPTDAPVVVATSLDSARRLLGDPALTWPSGRTVLVDLALRTRRGDAFVVSDLDAPGWLERFTAQDRTLAPAGEQLLQGQIPIAPHETRADGVARAEELLDLGHPGWRERVTWRREAVANGRTGAVDPPGTSWHDRPAVDRGDGVYLAGDQVAAPGVLSEVSFNSALTAVSLALGRHELDLKRA